A genomic window from bacterium includes:
- the recA gene encoding recombinase RecA, translating to MTPAAPSIDNREKAIGLALASIEKQFGKGAIMRLGKDEVHLQGVEAISTGSISLDIALGVGGLPKGRVIEIFGPESSGKTTLALQVVAGAQREGAIAAYVDAEHALDVEYARKLGVRTEDLLISQPDSGEQALEITDTLVRSGAIGILVVDSVAALVPRSELEGDMGDAQMGSQARLMSQALRKLTAAVARSRTMVIFINQIRMKIGVMFGNPETTTGGNALKFYSSIRLDIRRIAPLKEAEEVIGSRTRVKVVKNKVAPPFRQAEFDIIYGRGISREGDVLDLAAEMGLVEKSGAWYTCGEDRIGQGRENAKQFLTENPKLMSRLEKAILEKHGIAKRAEAATQKIEVKAETKAETKAEAKTKTTK from the coding sequence ATGACACCCGCAGCACCGTCGATTGACAACCGCGAGAAGGCGATCGGACTCGCCCTCGCATCCATCGAGAAGCAGTTCGGAAAGGGCGCGATCATGCGCCTCGGCAAGGACGAGGTGCATCTGCAGGGCGTCGAGGCCATCTCCACCGGCTCCATATCGCTCGACATCGCGCTCGGCGTGGGAGGGCTTCCAAAGGGCCGCGTCATCGAGATATTCGGGCCGGAATCTTCGGGCAAGACCACTCTGGCGCTCCAGGTCGTGGCGGGGGCCCAGCGAGAGGGGGCCATCGCCGCTTACGTGGACGCTGAGCATGCGCTCGATGTCGAATACGCGCGCAAGCTCGGGGTCCGCACAGAGGACCTCCTCATAAGCCAGCCGGATTCCGGCGAGCAGGCGCTGGAGATCACCGACACGCTCGTGCGCTCCGGCGCCATCGGCATCCTCGTCGTGGATTCGGTCGCGGCGCTGGTCCCGCGCTCCGAGCTCGAGGGCGACATGGGCGACGCGCAGATGGGCTCTCAGGCCAGGCTCATGAGCCAGGCGCTGAGAAAACTCACCGCAGCGGTCGCCAGGTCGCGCACCATGGTCATCTTCATCAATCAAATCCGCATGAAGATCGGCGTGATGTTCGGCAACCCCGAGACCACCACCGGCGGCAACGCGCTCAAGTTTTACTCCTCAATCCGCCTCGATATACGCCGCATAGCGCCGCTCAAGGAGGCGGAGGAGGTGATCGGTTCGCGCACGCGGGTCAAGGTCGTGAAGAACAAGGTGGCCCCGCCGTTTCGCCAGGCCGAGTTCGACATAATCTACGGGCGCGGCATCTCCCGCGAGGGGGACGTGCTGGACTTGGCCGCGGAGATGGGGCTCGTGGAGAAGAGCGGCGCCTGGTACACCTGCGGCGAGGACCGCATAGGGCAGGGCCGCGAGAACGCGAAGCAGTTCCTCACCGAGAACCCGAAGCTCATGTCGCGGCTTGAGAAGGCGATACTTGAAAAGCACGGCATCGCGAAGAGGGCGGAGGCAGCAACACAGAAGATCGAGGTCAAGGCTGAGACAAAGGCCGAGACAAAGGCTGAGGCCAAGACAAAGACGACGAAGTAG
- the thpR gene encoding RNA 2',3'-cyclic phosphodiesterase — MKIRSFLAFDIPEEIKAELGKLIELFAPKVKGVKWVKPELMHCTIRFFGDMDEEMLMGDLAKRIEKEVRHQSPFRLAGHGVGVFPNWRYPRVLWVGLQGETETVISLHAKLEEAFSDMGIKKDPRILRLHLTLGRAKSPFKDSEPLVSMVEKMADTDIGDFTVNSLALYKSVLTPDGPIYTELKRFPLGGVKKS; from the coding sequence ATGAAGATAAGATCCTTTCTGGCGTTCGACATACCTGAAGAAATCAAGGCCGAGCTGGGCAAACTCATCGAGCTCTTTGCCCCGAAGGTGAAGGGGGTCAAATGGGTGAAGCCGGAGCTGATGCATTGCACGATCCGGTTTTTCGGGGACATGGATGAGGAGATGTTGATGGGCGATCTCGCGAAGCGCATCGAAAAGGAGGTCCGCCACCAGTCGCCGTTTCGGCTCGCGGGCCACGGCGTCGGCGTCTTCCCTAACTGGCGCTACCCCAGGGTCCTCTGGGTGGGCTTGCAGGGCGAGACCGAGACCGTCATCTCGCTCCACGCGAAGCTGGAGGAGGCCTTTTCGGACATGGGCATAAAGAAAGATCCGAGGATATTGAGGCTGCACCTCACGCTCGGCCGCGCGAAGTCGCCGTTCAAGGACAGCGAGCCCCTGGTCAGCATGGTGGAGAAGATGGCGGATACCGACATCGGCGATTTCACGGTGAACTCGCTCGCCCTCTACAAGAGCGTGCTCACGCCGGACGGTCCGATATACACTGAACTCAAGCGCTTCCCGCTCGGAGGCGTGAAAAAATCATAG
- a CDS encoding competence/damage-inducible protein A has protein sequence MKIAVLTTGDEVLQGVIVDSNSAWISERCTFLGHEVVMHASARDDMDAIGDILRLASERADVVIVTGGLGPTADDITIEAAAREFDRKLVRNEGVMEEIRAFFHRIGRPASSSNDKQAMIFEGSRILRNTVGTAPGVKATLVGKEFIFLPGVPRELYQIFADSVEPWLASQAGGARIEKVFRCFGIPEASIDERLKGAEMAGTRLSFRVKFPEVLLKIVARSDKEAEARRMIESAGKNIRARLGEVIYAEGETSLAAVVGDILVKRGMTLAVAESCTGGLICSMATDVAGASAWFDRGAVTYSNRSKEDILSVPAVTIEEHGAVSKETAIAMAEGIRRSGHASMGLAVTGIAGPSGGTPKKPVGTVHIAMATADAVEHVEHCFQRDRTGFKQIVAFTALDMVRRYLTR, from the coding sequence GATAGCAGTCCTCACAACGGGCGACGAGGTTCTCCAGGGAGTGATAGTCGACTCCAACTCCGCCTGGATCTCCGAGCGCTGTACGTTTCTGGGCCACGAGGTCGTGATGCACGCCTCGGCCCGTGACGACATGGATGCGATCGGAGATATCTTGAGGCTTGCCTCCGAACGCGCGGATGTCGTCATCGTGACCGGGGGCTTAGGCCCCACGGCGGACGACATCACCATAGAGGCCGCGGCGCGCGAGTTCGACAGGAAGCTCGTGCGCAACGAGGGCGTGATGGAGGAGATACGCGCCTTCTTCCACAGGATCGGCAGGCCGGCGTCATCGTCCAACGACAAACAGGCCATGATCTTCGAGGGTTCCCGGATACTGCGTAACACGGTCGGCACTGCGCCGGGAGTAAAGGCCACGCTCGTTGGGAAGGAGTTCATATTCCTGCCGGGCGTGCCCAGGGAGCTCTACCAGATATTTGCGGACTCGGTGGAACCGTGGCTCGCTTCGCAGGCAGGCGGGGCGCGGATAGAAAAGGTCTTCCGCTGCTTCGGCATCCCGGAGGCCTCCATCGACGAGAGGCTCAAGGGCGCGGAGATGGCCGGCACCAGGCTCTCGTTCAGGGTGAAGTTTCCGGAGGTGTTGCTCAAGATCGTCGCGAGATCTGACAAGGAAGCCGAGGCCAGGCGCATGATCGAATCCGCCGGGAAAAACATCCGCGCGAGGCTCGGCGAAGTCATCTACGCAGAGGGCGAAACTTCCCTTGCAGCGGTGGTGGGCGATATTCTTGTGAAGAGGGGTATGACGCTCGCTGTCGCCGAATCATGCACAGGCGGCCTCATCTGCTCCATGGCGACCGACGTCGCCGGCGCGAGCGCATGGTTCGATCGCGGCGCGGTCACCTACAGCAACCGCTCGAAAGAGGATATACTGAGCGTCCCGGCTGTCACGATCGAGGAGCACGGCGCTGTCTCGAAAGAGACCGCGATCGCGATGGCCGAGGGCATAAGGAGGTCCGGCCACGCGTCAATGGGCCTCGCCGTCACCGGCATCGCCGGGCCATCGGGCGGCACTCCGAAGAAACCGGTGGGCACGGTCCACATAGCGATGGCGACGGCGGACGCGGTGGAGCACGTGGAGCACTGCTTTCAGCGCGACAGGACAGGTTTCAAACAGATCGTGGCGTTCACCGCCCTCGACATGGTAAGGAGATACCTCACCCGATGA